One Dioscorea cayenensis subsp. rotundata cultivar TDr96_F1 chromosome 19, TDr96_F1_v2_PseudoChromosome.rev07_lg8_w22 25.fasta, whole genome shotgun sequence genomic window, TCTTTACCAAATCTAACAAGAATACTAATCCTAAAATTAGAGCTAGCATTTCTAATTTTATGGGTCCGTTTGATAAGCAAAATTTTGAGATACAGTACAACACAActtctcttgttctttgtttggtttattaaaaaattgaaagtacAGCATAAGAGAATGTGAGTATAACACAAgtagttaaaatttttgtaccacCAAAACCTCGGTACAAAAGTTTTATCATGGTACAGCACAACTAAAGACTAAATTACccttaataaagaataaaaaaatacaatcatgtATATCATATCCCACGACGCTCATCAAGActaatcaattttaataatataatatttttttaaatgtaaaatcgatatcttaaaattaaaattttaaatcataaaaattaacataattttttttaatatttcaatttaaaaattaaaaatttaaattgtataaaaaataaatataaatctctttATATCTTATATTCCTGAATCATAGATATGATTTTCATAGATATATCAAACATATTAGCaatctcatataaaaaataatattatttaactgATTGATATATTAACAtgaatttatcatgtattttttaacaaaaaattaattttgcatatattttgaaaatttaaaaaaaatatataatttttaatttactaaattgattaattataaaaaaaattaattaaaatattgaaaacgaTATCTTGTTGTGAAGttgtttattgtaaaacaaacataatataaagggtattaaaagtaattttataatatttttgtccaGTACTCGAGAAGTTATCATAGAATATCAAACATGGTACAAGACAAATAGTATGTAAAATTAcgatattttataaaaaattccttttcatttttaatatcaaattacttttataatatgtatttttaattaaaaattaaaaataactggataaaaaaattccttttcattttttatatcgtaaaaaataaaatatcaaataaataattttaattttataaaatataaaaattaattttcaatcataacaacatataaaaaaaattataaattataaattggattttttttgtttatatacccCTAAATATTCACCTATTAAGTGTATATCCCTAGGCAAAACAAAATGCTATGATATCtcttaaaatttacatatatatacccCTCCATCTTATTATATacactattaaaatatattaaaaattataaaaaataaatataattttattaaaattcctAAACTATCTcatcaatattaatatttatttagatgTAATAAGTAAAACTAGCTTAAATATCTTTTAAGGATTATACAAGACATATATATGAACTTAATCACtagaatttatataaaaaaaactagaatttaGATGTAATGAGtaagagtttaattttttaggtgtatatatatatatatatatatgtaaaaatattaattcaatgactattaaaaatttttaggagTATATTTACAGGTTTAAGTAgttaatcatataataatttatatacttgaagtatatatatatatatatatatatagatattgatggacagtaattgctacagtaacaaaTACAGTAATAACTGTTTAGAACATTATAATGAGAAAAAGTGCTAacataaacaaatcaaattttaaaagatattatatatatatatatataatattttattttattaaaaaattatatatatgactcccaaaaaacaaacaaattaatatatttttttatgaaaatatagtaACAATTACGACTTTAGCAAgggggtatgcaagcaatttcCTTTGTAGTAAAAGGGCTTACGTTGCATGGCGGACTGTCAGGTAGAGCAACCAGTCAAAACCAAAATGCAAATGCTTCATTCATTGAGTTAAACCTAAACCTCAACCCATCTGACATTCTCAttcttctcctcttcctcctcttcctctccttcAACCTTTTAATCAACACATCTACACTTCTTCCTTTGTCTCTACCTAACAATAACCACCAATGTCTTTTCCATCCTCCTCTCATGATCACCACCTCCTTCATTCCCTCCAGCTCTCCGTTCAAAGCCTCCAGTGGACTTACAGCCTCTTTTGGCACCTCAACCCTCAACAAGGGTACTCTTTACTCATattaatttctatatatatatatatatatatagtttgatgATGTACTTATATTAATGATGACCATATCtaattcttctttaatttaaatgatatgATGGAGTATAGGATTTTGGAATGGGGTGATGGGTACTACAATGGGActataaaaacaaggaaaacagTGCAACCAATGGAGGTGACTACTGAGGATGCTGCTCTTCAGAGAAGTAGACAACTTCGAGAGCTTTACGACGCGTTATCGGCTGGAGAAACTAACCCTCCTGCTCGTCGGCCTTGCGCCGCTCTCTCACCGGAAGACCTCACTGAGACTGAATGGTTCTACCTTATGTGTGTCTCTTTCTCCTTCCCTCCTGGCCTTGGGTCTgtaactcttcttcttcttcttctacttcttcttcttcttcttcttcttcttcttcttcttcttaatatttttactatattattattattaacagcTGTGAAATAACATGGTTATTGATATAAATGGAGAGGATGACATTAAAGATCTTGAAAAGGATATTGCCATGATAAATTCACTGAATTAGTTGCCATGTTTGGGAATTCAGTAGTTGAGAAGTATTTCCATGGAAGGATGGTGGTCCTTATCACTCTGCAGCTTCCTATCTGTGGGAGTGCACATTATTGATTGATTTAAGTGCATGTTTAgatcaatattatatatatatatgatgtttgTGTTTTCAGTTAATTAAGAGAGCTTTTGGAAGTTATATATGCAGGTTATTGATTGATTTAGAAGTGCAAGTTTGATGTTATTCTATAGACTGTGATTTGAGAttagtgaaatatatatataatgattgttttatttgattagatgttttatatgcattaattaagtatggtgtgtttggttgttaattatatatatgcagaTTGCCAGGAAAGTCGTTTGGGTCACTAAGGCACGTGTGGCTCACACGAGCAAATGAGACTGACAGTAAAACATTTTCAAGAGCCATTCTTGCCAAGGTGaccatttaatttattcaattcAGATCATATCTCTGATAATTGACATGCTAAGTTTTGGTATCATTTAAAATTCATGCGCTGATACATTCTTGTTCCTTCCTGTGCCTATGTGATACAACATTAATAACAGAGTGCTGGCATTCAggtacataataataataataattaagtgcttataattttttaattcattttaagACACAACAACGtatacataataatttatttcgaCATTACAGACTGTGGTGTGTATACCAATCGGTTGTGGTGTCGTAGAACTCGGTACAACTGAATTGGTGAGCTAAACTGCATGAACAAATTGAtcagaaaaaaaagataaattgaaTGACTAATGAATTACTGTTAATTCTATCAGGTTGAAGAAGATTTAGGCTTAATTCaacatgtgaaaaaaattttCCTAGATAATCCAATCTCTAATcttgaacaacaacaacaacaaccattatTCAATTTCCAAGACTTAACAATTGTGCCACCAATGAGTGTCGAACGAGAAAGTTCAGACCGAGGGGAAGACgaagatgaggatgaagatgaagacaatGAAAATGGTgacgatgaagatgatgataatatGGATGATGAAACAGAGGCAGTTACTGATTCAGAAGCTATGGCTGGAAGAGGTAAATCTGCAAGTTTAGCATCAATGGTGATTAGTGAGCCAAGTGAACTCATGCAGCTTGACATGTCAGAAGAGATAAGATTGGGTTCACCTGATGAGTGCTCTGATAATTTGGATTCAGAATTGCAAATTCTTGGCAAACATTATGATCATCAAAATCAGAGTGGCACTTATCAAGCTTGGCAGCAACTTCATGAAGATCTATGCAACAGTCTTGTGCAACTATCAGGtaataatattatgattaaaaaaagaaatcataatttGTTGAAATGATTGAGATTTAGAATTTTAGTGCTATTCAGGAACTCCGCAAATTGAAGAAATTGCACAAGAAGATGCCAACTACTCTGAGACAGTTGTGACAATTCTGAATCATAACTCAAGCAGAGTGACAGGTTATGGAGTGATGGGATATCTTGCTCATTCAAAGCAATCAGCATTCAGAGAATGGAAATGTAACAGTGAACATCGATACACTTGTTTGAGTTCGGTGACAGGGAGATCGCAATCGCTGCTGAAGTACATCTTGTTTAATGTTCCTAAACTGCACATGAGACCTGGTGGAAGTAGGTTATTGAAAGGCACACAGCAAGAAGAACTAAGCGCAAATCATGTACTTGCAGAGCGACGGAGAAGAGAGAAGCTCAACGAGAGATTCATCATCCTTCGGTCATTAGTACCATGCGTCACAAAGGTGTGTTTCATCGGAAAtgctgttattgttgttgtgatgaTACTA contains:
- the LOC120284055 gene encoding transcription factor BHLH42-like yields the protein MSFPSSSHDHHLLHSLQLSVQSLQWTYSLFWHLNPQQGILEWGDGYYNGTIKTRKTVQPMEVTTEDAALQRSRQLRELYDALSAGETNPPARRPCAALSPEDLTETEWFYLMCVSFSFPPGLGLPGKSFGSLRHVWLTRANETDSKTFSRAILAKSAGIQTVVCIPIGCGVVELGTTELVEEDLGLIQHVKKIFLDNPISNLEQQQQQPLFNFQDLTIVPPMSVERESSDRGEDEDEDEDEDNENGDDEDDDNMDDETEAVTDSEAMAGRGKSASLASMVISEPSELMQLDMSEEIRLGSPDECSDNLDSELQILGKHYDHQNQSGTYQAWQQLHEDLCNSLVQLSGTPQIEEIAQEDANYSETVVTILNHNSSRVTGYGVMGYLAHSKQSAFREWKCNSEHRYTCLSSVTGRSQSLLKYILFNVPKLHMRPGGSRLLKGTQQEELSANHVLAERRRREKLNERFIILRSLVPCVTKMDKASILGDTIEYVKQLRKRIQDLESRNKKMASDWRSKEHNVQVQANSSSSHSSVLPEKRKLRVMEVEAGNGKSARVVASTGTNLQVSFSGTDALLNFQCAYRDGLMFKIMQTLDDLQLEVTSVQSSVTDGVFAAEMRAKVRDREMNGKKASILEVKKAMHQIFNQY